GATCAGGGATTTAAATTTTTACTTACCGTGCCGACTACACTGGCACTTATTACATTAATATTGGTAATTTTGTCTGTAAAAGGATTAATATGAGTATTATTACAAGAAGTCCTTTTTTATTCAGGATAAATACAGGAAGCTGCAATGGATGTGATGTTGAACTTGCTACAACGGCTATGATTCCAAGATATGATGTGGAAAGACTTGGATGCAGATATACAGGAAGTCCTAAACATGCGGATATATTGTTGGTTACCGGTCCTATAACCGCAAGAAGTAAACCGTATTTAATTGAAGTGCTGGACGAACTGCCAAATCCTTTTGTGGTGGTTGCTGTTGGAACGTGTCCTACAAGCTGCGGGATTTTCAGGGATTCTTATTCCATAGAGGGACCGCTTGATAAATATGTAAAAGTTGATGTAAATGTGCCGGGATGTCCCCCAAGACCTCAGGCTATTATTGACGGTGTTGCAAAAGCTCTTGAAATATGGAAAGAAAGAATAAGGAATCAAAAATGAGCGGATTTTTAAAAATTGCAATAAGGAATTTATTAAAAGGCCCTGTAACAGACCCGTATCCTTTCGGAGATACATTTATACCGGATAAGTTAAGGGGTAAATTAAAAGTGGATGCCAAGGCCTGTACAGCTTGTGGAACATGTGAAGAAGTATGCCCCTCAGGTGCTATACATATCACAAAAAATGAAAACGCATATGTTCATACCACGTGGTATAACACATGCTGTTTTTGTGGAAATTGTGAGTTTTTCTGTCCGACGGGGGCTATAAAACTTACAAATGATTTTCATACGGCTAATACAGAAGAAGAAAAATACCGTTTTACCACTGTAGCCGTAATCAGTGAAATTAAATGTGAAAGCTGCGGTAGAATGTTTGTGCCTGCAAGTGAAGCTCTTTTAAAAAGGGCATATCCTAATGTAAATGAAACTATTAAAGAACTCACAAAACTCTGTTCAAAATGCAGACAGAAAAAAGCGTTTGAAAGGCTTTATAAATGAAAGAAACATTGAAACAAAAAGTAATTACCGAATTAAAAGAGAGAATTACGGGTGAATATTCTTTAAGAGAAGAAACAGATGCAAAAGGAAATATACAAATCTGGCTTAAACTTTTCAACAGAAAGGATATTTTGCATGTTGCACAGGTTATTAAGGATTTCGGCGGAAGATGTGTAATTATAAGCGCATATAAAAAAGACGACCATCATGTACTTGTGTATCATCTGGATATTGACGGAATGCTTGTTAATGTAGAGGTTGAACTTTTTGATGATACAGTTGATTCAATAACCCCTATTCTAAACAGTGCAAACTGGACGGAAAGGGAATTTAAAGAAATGTTTGGAATAAATCTTGTAGGTCATCCAAATCCAAAAAGACTGTTTCTTGATGAAAGTATAGCTGAGGGGATACTCGGGGAATATATGCCTTTGTCTCAGGCGATGAACGGGGCGGCGACTTGTTGTATGTGGGAAAAAATAGAAAGTGAAAGGGAAAAGCATGAGCACTAAAATACCTATAGGCCCTTTTCACATAGGACTGGAAGAGCCTATTTATTTTAAAATAGATTTAGAAGGTGAAACGGTTAAAGATGTAGATATGATAAACGGTTTTGTCCACAGGGGTATAGAATATCTTGCAATGCAGAAAAATTTTTTTCAAAATTTAATTCTTACAGAAAGGGTCTGTTCACTTTGTTCTAACAATCATCCTTTTACTTATGTAATGGCGGTGGAAAAAATTGCCGGTATTGAAGTCAGTAAAAGGGCGAATTATTTAAGGGTTGTGGCGGATGAAGTAAAAAGAATAGCATCGCATATGTTCAATTTAAGTATGCTTGCCCATTTGGTCGGTTTTCATTCTTTAATGACACAGACAATGGAAGCCAGGGAAATTATGCAGGATATCAAAGAATCAATCTGGGGTAACAGAATGGATATGAGCGCAAATACACTTGGAGGTGTTAAATATGACCTCGATGAAGGCCAGATTGAATATATTTTAAGAAGACTTGATGAACTTGAACCTCAGGTGGATGAATTAATGGATATTTATTTTAATCATAAAATTGTAAAAGCAAGGACTGTGGGAGTCGGTGTTTTACCAAAAGAGGATGCTTTGCGTTTAGGTGTTACAGGACCGACTGCCAGGGGAAGCGGTGTTAATAATGACATTAGGGCAAAAGCCCCGTATGCCGCTTATGACGAATTGAAGGTAAATGTTATGTTGGAAGAGAGCGGCGATGTACATGCAAGAACAAAAGTCAGATGGAGAGAAATAAAAGAATCAATAAGGCTTGTAAGAGAAGCTGTAACTAATTTACCGGAGGGTCCTTATGTACTTGATAAAAGACCTCATATTCCTGCCGGCGAAGCAGTAACAAGAACCGAAGCCCCGAGGGGAGAACTTATATATTATCTTAAAGCCGATGGAAGGCAAAAACCCGAAAGGATGAGATGGAGGGTGCCTACATATATGAACTGGGAAGCTCTCAGGGTGATGATTCCGGGCAATAAATTAAGTGATGTTGCTGTAATTTTCAACAGTATCGACCCTTGTATTTCATGTACAGAAAGATAAAATAAAAAGGAGAATTAATAATGGCTAATAAGTTTATTTTTGCTGATCCTAAAAAATGTATAGGATGTTTGAACTGTGAGCTTGCATGTGCGGCTAAACATATGGGTGTTCCCTTTGAAGAAGCTTATGATAAGGCGTTAAACGGGGGAGTTGAATTGATACACAGAAATACTGTTATTAAAATGAACGGAATAACTGCCCCGATGCAGTGTATGCAGTGTGAAGATGCGCCGTGTGTTGAGGCATGCCCTATAGACATTATAAGATATGAAAACAATTATGTAAAAATTTACGAAGACGACTGTATAGGATGTCGAAGCTGTGCGATGGTGTGCCCTTTCGGTGCTATAAATATGGCAAAAAGCAATTCTACAAACGTCAGCGGACTTGTTGCGATTAAATGTGATTTGTGCGGCGGAGAGGAAGGAAAGCAGGCATGTGTAAACATCTGCCCTACTGATGCGATTGAGCTTATAGACTATGATGAATATAAAAAAAGAAAACAACAAAACGCATTTGAAAGATTAAATCAGGATGCATGAGCTATCAATTGTTCAATCTATGATGAAACTTGTTGAAAAACATGCAAAAAACAGAGAAGTTGAAAAAATAGTGGTAAAAATAGGGAAAATGAGCGGGATAGAGCCCTATTTTTTAAAAGAGAGTTTTGATTTTTTCAAAGAAAATACCGTTTGTAAAAATGCCGAAATGGAAATAATAGAAGTAGGTATTAAAATAAAGTGTTTTGAATGTGGAAGTGAGAGTGAAATAAAAGGTTTTGATTTTCACTGTCCTGTATGCGGAAGTGAAAAAACGGAAATAATAAGCGGTGAAGAAATGCATATAGAATATATTGAGTTAAAGGAGTGATAATGAAAAAAGATTTTAAAGCGGTTCCTAAAAAAATTCAAAGAAAAAGAGAAGCCAATGAAAGGGTAAAAGATTTTGAACCGGTTTATATTGAGTTTAATGAAGAAGAAGCCGCACAGCAGGCTAAAAGATGTCTTACCTGTCCTATAGATGTTTTAAGGGGGCTTGAGAGCGAATTTAATTTTTGCAGAACAGGATGCCCTCTTAATAATTATATTCCAGAGTGGATAAGAGAAGTAAGACGCGGAAATTTGAAAAAAGCATTTGAGCTTAGTAACGAAAAATCCCCTTTTCCTGAAATTATGGGAAGAGTGTGCCCGCATGACAGTTTGTGTCAGGGAAATTGCGTATTATCCAAAACAGACCATGGAAGCGTGGCAATAGGTGCTATTGAAGTTTTTATCAGCGAAGAAGGATTTAAAAAAGGATATAAACCATATTACGGAGAAGATAGAAGGAGAAAAAAAAGAGTCGCTGTAATAGGCAGCGGACCTGCCGGGATGAGCTGCGCCACTTTTCTTTTAAGAGGCGGGGCAAATGTGGAAATTTTTGAAAAATCCGACAGACCGGGTGGACTTTTAACATACGGTATTCCTAATTTCAAACTTGATAAGGAAGTTGTTTTCAGAAGATTTAAATGGATGCAAGAAGCTGGGCTTAAAATTCATTTGAATTCACCTATTTTAGAAGAAAAAGATTTTGAAAAGATTGTTGAAAATTTTGATGCAGTGTTTATAGGTGTCGGTGCTCCAAGCGGCAGGGGGGCGAGAATGGAAAATGAAAATGCTAACGGTGTTTATCATGTAATGGATATTTTAACAAACGCTCAAAAAAGAGTTTTTCAGGATTTTGACGATTGTGTTTTAAAAGATAAAAGAATTGTTGTTATAGGCGGTGGTGACAGTGCCATGGATGCAGTAAGAACCAGTGTAAGGGCAGGGGCCAAGGAAGTTTACTGTGTATATAGAAGAGATGAATCCAATATGCCTGGAAGCAAAAAAGAAGTTGTAAATGCAAAAGAAGAAGGTGTAAAATTTAAATTTTACACAGCACCAAAAGCTGTAATGGTTGATGAAAATAATAATGTAAAAGGAATTGTGTGTCAGCAGACTGAACTGGGAGAGCCAGATGAGAGCGGAAGAAAAAGGGTTAGAGTTATAGAAGAGAGTGATTTTGAAATTCCTTGTGATATAATTATATTGGCGTTAGGGTTTGATACCGTTAAATTCCCTTGGTATGAGCATGCCGGTATTGAGACTGACAAATGGGGATGTCCTGTTGTAAATAAAAAATATCAGACCACTAATGAAAAAGTTTTTGTCGGAGGAGATGCAATTAGAGGTGCCGATTTGGTTGTAACAGCTGCAAGAGACGGAAGAGAAGCGGCAGTTGGCATTTTAGAATATTTAGGATTAAAGGATTAAAATGATTCCAATTTATAAAAGCGATGTGGTTATAGTTGGGGCTGGACTGGCTGGACTTGCTGCGGCAAGAGAGCTGAGCAGGGCCGGTAAAAATGTAACGGTTCTTACAAAACTTCATCCTCTGCGTTCACACTCAGGTGCCGCTCAGGGTGGAATAAATGCGGCTTTGGCTGATGATGACAAGGCTGAATTTCATATGTTCGACACTGTTAAAGGAAGTGATTATTTAGCAGATCAGGATGCGGTTGAGCTTATGTGTTCAAAGGCGCCTGAGACAATCAGATGGATTGAAAGAATGGGGGCGGTTTTTAGCAGAAGGGAAGATGGCAGAATTGCCCAGAGGCCTTTTGGGGGTCAGAGTAAACCGAGAGCATGTTTTGCAAAAGACAGAACCGGACTTACGCTCCTTCAGACAATTTACGAACAGTGTGTGAGAGAAAATGTGTTAATGCTTGATGAATGGTATGTAAGTGATATTTTATATGAAAATGGCAAAGCTTACGGAGTTGCGGCTTTTAATATAAGGGATTTAAGTTTTGCCATTTTTAATGCAAAGGCCGTTATGTTTGCAACAGGAGGATATGCAAGGGCTTTTAAAATAAATTCAAACGCACATGCAAATACAGGGGACGGTCTTTCTATATTTGCAAGAAAAGGGCTGCCGCTTGAAGATATGGAATTTGTGCAGTTTCACCCTACGGGACTTGCCGGAAGCGGAATATTAATGAGTGAAGCCGCAAGAGGCGAGGGTGGTAAACTGATAAACGGACTTGGTGAGAGGTTTATGGAAAAATATGCACCTGAAAAAATGGAACTGGCTCCTAGAGATGTTGTAAGCAGGGCTATTATGAAAGAAATAATCGAAGGAAGGGGTGCAAAAGAAGACCATTTTGCAGTTTATCTTGATTTAACTCATTTGGGAGAAAAGAAAATACAAGAAAGACTTCCGGAACTAAGGGATTTGGCTTTGACATTTTTAGGCAGGGATATGGTAAAAGAGCCTATTTTAATTTCTGCAACCGCCCATTATTCAATGGGAGGAATACCTGTTGATATAAACGGACATGTCAGAAAATCGACTGATGAATTAAGCGAAGGTCTTTATGCGGCTGGTGAATGCGCCTGTGTTAGTGTTCACGGTGCCAACAGGCTTGGGGCTAATTCACTGCTTGAGGCACTCTTTTTTGGAAGATGGGTAGGCGGCCAGATTGCTGAAGATTTAAAAGATATTGATTTTAAAGAAGCAAAAACAAGCGACGTAGAAAATGCTTTAAGTGAAGTTGATTTTCTTTTGAATAACAACGGAGATGAGAGAACATCCAAAATAAGGGAAGAGCTGCAGGAGCTTATGAGTACAAAAGTAGGTGTTTTCAGGGAGGAAAAAAATCTGCTTGAGGCAAAAGAAAAAATAAAAGAACTTCGCAATAGATATAAAAATATAAAACTCGATGACAAATCAAAAGTTTATAATACTGATTTGCAAGAAGCAATAGAACTTGGTCATATGCTTGATTATGCACTGTTTATTACTGCCGGCGCAGTTGAAAGAAAAGAAAGCAGGGGGGCGCATTTCAGGGAAGATTTTCCAAAAAGAGACGATGAAAATTTCTTAAAACATACATTCGGTTATTTGGAAAACGATAACATAAAAATTGAATATGCCCCTGTAAAAATAACAAAATTCGAACCTCAAGAGAGAAAATATTAAAGGGTTGATAATGGAAATTACTTTAAAAGTTTACAGGTTTAATCCCAAAAAGGATGATAAACCTCATTTTGATAAATATAAACTCGAATTAAGAGAGGATGCGGTTTTATTGGATGCGCTTAATGAAATAAAATGGAAGTTTGACGGAAGCCTCAGTTACAGAAGAAGCTGCAGGCATGGAATATGCGGAAGCTGCGCAGTTAAATTAAACGGTAAAAATGTTTTAGCATGCAAAACGCCGTTAAAAGAAGCAATTGAAGATTTTGGCGAAGTGCTTATAGTTGAGCCGTTAAGCAAAAATAGGGAAAAAATTATAAAAGACTTGGTAATAGATAAAAAAGATTTCTGGGATAAAAATAAAAAAGTAAAACCGTATCTTATAGCAAATATAGACGAACATCCCGAAAAAGAAAATTTAGTAAAACCCGAAGAAGTGGAAGCATTGGAAAATGCGGATTACTGTATTGCCTGCGGATGCTGCTTTTATGCATGTGAAAGTATCAGGGCTAATAAAGATTTTCTCGGACCTCAGGCTCTTGCTAAAACATACAGATTTAGTGCTGATGGCAGAGATGAAGCTAAAAAAGAAAGGCTGGAATTTGTTGATAAATTGGGAATTGGTGTGTGGGATTGCGTAAAATGTCAGGCCTGTATAGAGGTTTGCCCTAAGGGAGTGGATCCGTTTACTAAAATCACCCATCTTCATAATCAGATTTTTGAAGAAGGTGTCGCCAAGAAAAATGTGGCTGCCAAACATGCAGAAGGATTTGTACATTCTATAAAAAAACACGGTATTTTAGACGAAGGAATGCTTGTTTTATATTCTGAGGGTATTAATGTGGCAAGACATTTGCCTGAAGCTATGGAAATGCTTAAAAAAGGCAAAATAAAATTTCCATGGAATATGCCTAAATCTGAAGGTGTGGAAGAGATTAAAAAATTAGTTGAAATATCACAAACACACGAATTAAAGGGTTAATATGAAATATGCACTTTACACCGGTTGTACAGCTAAAGAATCAACACCTGAACTTTTAAAATCTACTTTATTGGTGGCAAAAACACTGGGTATAGAAATAGAAGTTTTAAATGAGGCCAGCTGCTGCGGGGCCGGACATCTGCAGGATTTTGATGAATTCCTATCACTGGTAATAAATGCAAGAAATATATGCCTTGCTGAAAAAAGAGGCCTTAAAATGGTAACACTTTGCAATACATGCCAGCTGATGCTTGAAAACACCAAAAGAAAACTGGATGTTGATGAAAAATTAAAAGAAAAAGTTAATCAGAAACTGGGCGAACTTGGTTATAGATATGTGGGCAATACTAAAATACAGCATTTCTTATATGCTATTTTAGAAGATATAGGATATGAGGAAATTGCAAAACATATAAAAAGACCTCTTAATCTAAAAATTGCCCCGTTTTACGGATGTCATATAATAAGACCTTCAAAAACACATGACGGGGATAATTTAAATGAAAACCCTTATAAGCCAAATGCAATAGAGAATCTTATAAAAGTATTGATGGGTGAAAGTATTGATTATCCTACAAAACTTAAATGTTGCGGTTTTCATGTTGATTTACAAAATACTCCTGTTAGTGAAAAATTAACTTCTAATATTTTGGAAGATGCTACAAATGCCGGAGCTGAGGCGATTGTTACGCCGTGTCCTTTGTGTCATCTAAACCTTGATGTAAAACAAAGGGCTATTGCAAAAAGGGAAAATAAGGATTTTAATATACCTGTTCTTCATCTGCCTGAAATGCTGGCTTTGGCGTTTGGATATTCTGCTGAAGAAATA
The Lebetimonas sp. JH292 genome window above contains:
- a CDS encoding 4Fe-4S binding protein encodes the protein MSGFLKIAIRNLLKGPVTDPYPFGDTFIPDKLRGKLKVDAKACTACGTCEEVCPSGAIHITKNENAYVHTTWYNTCCFCGNCEFFCPTGAIKLTNDFHTANTEEEKYRFTTVAVISEIKCESCGRMFVPASEALLKRAYPNVNETIKELTKLCSKCRQKKAFERLYK
- the sdhA gene encoding succinate dehydrogenase flavoprotein subunit, with the translated sequence MIPIYKSDVVIVGAGLAGLAAARELSRAGKNVTVLTKLHPLRSHSGAAQGGINAALADDDKAEFHMFDTVKGSDYLADQDAVELMCSKAPETIRWIERMGAVFSRREDGRIAQRPFGGQSKPRACFAKDRTGLTLLQTIYEQCVRENVLMLDEWYVSDILYENGKAYGVAAFNIRDLSFAIFNAKAVMFATGGYARAFKINSNAHANTGDGLSIFARKGLPLEDMEFVQFHPTGLAGSGILMSEAARGEGGKLINGLGERFMEKYAPEKMELAPRDVVSRAIMKEIIEGRGAKEDHFAVYLDLTHLGEKKIQERLPELRDLALTFLGRDMVKEPILISATAHYSMGGIPVDINGHVRKSTDELSEGLYAAGECACVSVHGANRLGANSLLEALFFGRWVGGQIAEDLKDIDFKEAKTSDVENALSEVDFLLNNNGDERTSKIREELQELMSTKVGVFREEKNLLEAKEKIKELRNRYKNIKLDDKSKVYNTDLQEAIELGHMLDYALFITAGAVERKESRGAHFREDFPKRDDENFLKHTFGYLENDNIKIEYAPVKITKFEPQERKY
- a CDS encoding CoB--CoM heterodisulfide reductase iron-sulfur subunit B family protein yields the protein MKYALYTGCTAKESTPELLKSTLLVAKTLGIEIEVLNEASCCGAGHLQDFDEFLSLVINARNICLAEKRGLKMVTLCNTCQLMLENTKRKLDVDEKLKEKVNQKLGELGYRYVGNTKIQHFLYAILEDIGYEEIAKHIKRPLNLKIAPFYGCHIIRPSKTHDGDNLNENPYKPNAIENLIKVLMGESIDYPTKLKCCGFHVDLQNTPVSEKLTSNILEDATNAGAEAIVTPCPLCHLNLDVKQRAIAKRENKDFNIPVLHLPEMLALAFGYSAEEIGLNHHVIDVKF
- a CDS encoding NADH-quinone oxidoreductase subunit B family protein; amino-acid sequence: MSIITRSPFLFRINTGSCNGCDVELATTAMIPRYDVERLGCRYTGSPKHADILLVTGPITARSKPYLIEVLDELPNPFVVVAVGTCPTSCGIFRDSYSIEGPLDKYVKVDVNVPGCPPRPQAIIDGVAKALEIWKERIRNQK
- a CDS encoding 4Fe-4S dicluster domain-containing protein, which translates into the protein MANKFIFADPKKCIGCLNCELACAAKHMGVPFEEAYDKALNGGVELIHRNTVIKMNGITAPMQCMQCEDAPCVEACPIDIIRYENNYVKIYEDDCIGCRSCAMVCPFGAINMAKSNSTNVSGLVAIKCDLCGGEEGKQACVNICPTDAIELIDYDEYKKRKQQNAFERLNQDA
- a CDS encoding hydrogenase maturation nickel metallochaperone HypA codes for the protein MHELSIVQSMMKLVEKHAKNREVEKIVVKIGKMSGIEPYFLKESFDFFKENTVCKNAEMEIIEVGIKIKCFECGSESEIKGFDFHCPVCGSEKTEIISGEEMHIEYIELKE
- a CDS encoding nickel-dependent hydrogenase large subunit, with protein sequence MSTKIPIGPFHIGLEEPIYFKIDLEGETVKDVDMINGFVHRGIEYLAMQKNFFQNLILTERVCSLCSNNHPFTYVMAVEKIAGIEVSKRANYLRVVADEVKRIASHMFNLSMLAHLVGFHSLMTQTMEAREIMQDIKESIWGNRMDMSANTLGGVKYDLDEGQIEYILRRLDELEPQVDELMDIYFNHKIVKARTVGVGVLPKEDALRLGVTGPTARGSGVNNDIRAKAPYAAYDELKVNVMLEESGDVHARTKVRWREIKESIRLVREAVTNLPEGPYVLDKRPHIPAGEAVTRTEAPRGELIYYLKADGRQKPERMRWRVPTYMNWEALRVMIPGNKLSDVAVIFNSIDPCISCTER
- a CDS encoding succinate dehydrogenase/fumarate reductase iron-sulfur subunit — its product is MEITLKVYRFNPKKDDKPHFDKYKLELREDAVLLDALNEIKWKFDGSLSYRRSCRHGICGSCAVKLNGKNVLACKTPLKEAIEDFGEVLIVEPLSKNREKIIKDLVIDKKDFWDKNKKVKPYLIANIDEHPEKENLVKPEEVEALENADYCIACGCCFYACESIRANKDFLGPQALAKTYRFSADGRDEAKKERLEFVDKLGIGVWDCVKCQACIEVCPKGVDPFTKITHLHNQIFEEGVAKKNVAAKHAEGFVHSIKKHGILDEGMLVLYSEGINVARHLPEAMEMLKKGKIKFPWNMPKSEGVEEIKKLVEISQTHELKG
- a CDS encoding glutamate synthase subunit beta — its product is MKKDFKAVPKKIQRKREANERVKDFEPVYIEFNEEEAAQQAKRCLTCPIDVLRGLESEFNFCRTGCPLNNYIPEWIREVRRGNLKKAFELSNEKSPFPEIMGRVCPHDSLCQGNCVLSKTDHGSVAIGAIEVFISEEGFKKGYKPYYGEDRRRKKRVAVIGSGPAGMSCATFLLRGGANVEIFEKSDRPGGLLTYGIPNFKLDKEVVFRRFKWMQEAGLKIHLNSPILEEKDFEKIVENFDAVFIGVGAPSGRGARMENENANGVYHVMDILTNAQKRVFQDFDDCVLKDKRIVVIGGGDSAMDAVRTSVRAGAKEVYCVYRRDESNMPGSKKEVVNAKEEGVKFKFYTAPKAVMVDENNNVKGIVCQQTELGEPDESGRKRVRVIEESDFEIPCDIIILALGFDTVKFPWYEHAGIETDKWGCPVVNKKYQTTNEKVFVGGDAIRGADLVVTAARDGREAAVGILEYLGLKD
- a CDS encoding NADH-quinone oxidoreductase subunit C, whose amino-acid sequence is MKETLKQKVITELKERITGEYSLREETDAKGNIQIWLKLFNRKDILHVAQVIKDFGGRCVIISAYKKDDHHVLVYHLDIDGMLVNVEVELFDDTVDSITPILNSANWTEREFKEMFGINLVGHPNPKRLFLDESIAEGILGEYMPLSQAMNGAATCCMWEKIESEREKHEH